Proteins from a single region of Streptococcus oralis:
- a CDS encoding uracil-DNA glycosylase, which yields MEHSSWHALIKEQLPEGYFGKINQFMEQVYAQGTVYPPKEKVFQALLTTPLEEVKVVILGQDPYHGSGQAQGLSFSVPDSIPAPPSLQNILKELSDDIGVKKSHDLTAWAEQGVLLLNACLTVPASQANGHAGQIWELFTDAVIRVVNNLDRPVVFVFWGAYARKKKALVTNPHHLIIESAHPSPLSVYRGFWGSKPFSKANAFLTETGQEPIDWLR from the coding sequence ATTTTGGGAAAATCAATCAATTTATGGAACAGGTCTATGCTCAGGGAACTGTTTATCCACCTAAGGAAAAAGTTTTTCAGGCTCTCTTGACTACACCGCTTGAAGAAGTGAAGGTGGTGATTCTAGGACAGGATCCTTATCACGGGTCAGGGCAGGCGCAGGGCTTAAGTTTTTCTGTACCTGACTCAATCCCAGCTCCGCCGTCCTTGCAAAACATTTTAAAAGAATTGTCAGATGATATCGGGGTTAAGAAATCACATGATTTGACGGCTTGGGCTGAGCAGGGAGTCTTACTTCTCAATGCTTGCTTGACGGTCCCTGCTAGTCAGGCCAATGGTCATGCTGGGCAGATATGGGAGCTTTTTACTGATGCCGTGATTCGGGTTGTCAATAATCTAGACAGACCTGTAGTCTTTGTATTCTGGGGTGCTTATGCACGCAAGAAGAAGGCCTTGGTTACCAATCCTCACCACTTGATTATCGAATCAGCCCATCCTAGTCCTTTATCGGTTTATAGAGGATTTTGGGGCTCCAAGCCTTTTTCCAAGGCCAATGCATTCTTAACAGAGACAGGACAAGAGCCAATCGATTGGCTTAGATAA
- a CDS encoding NUDIX hydrolase, with the protein MPQLATICYIDNGKELLMLHRNKKPNDVHEGKWIGVGGKLERGETPQECAAREILEETGLKAKPVLKGVITFPEFTPDLDWYTYVFKVTEFEGDLIDCNEGTLEWVPYDEVLSKPTWEGDHTFVEWLLEDKPFFSAKFVYDGDKLLDTQVDFYE; encoded by the coding sequence ATGCCTCAGTTAGCGACGATTTGCTACATTGATAACGGAAAAGAACTGCTCATGCTCCATCGTAATAAGAAGCCCAACGATGTCCATGAAGGCAAATGGATTGGTGTGGGTGGAAAGCTAGAGCGAGGTGAGACTCCACAGGAATGTGCAGCGCGTGAAATCCTCGAAGAAACAGGGCTCAAAGCCAAGCCGGTTCTAAAAGGTGTTATCACTTTTCCAGAATTCACGCCAGATTTAGACTGGTACACCTATGTTTTTAAGGTGACGGAGTTTGAGGGTGACTTGATTGACTGCAATGAGGGAACCTTAGAATGGGTTCCCTATGATGAAGTCTTGAGCAAGCCAACTTGGGAAGGTGACCACACCTTTGTTGAGTGGCTTTTAGAGGACAAACCTTTCTTTTCAGCCAAGTTTGTTTATGATGGGGATAAATTGTTGGATACCCAAGTTGATTTCTATGAATAA
- a CDS encoding dihydroorotase: protein MLLIKNGRVMDPKSSLDQVCDVLIQDGKIVKIASEIKEEGAEVIDATGLVVAPGLVDIHVHFREPGQTHKEDIHTGALAAAAGGFTTVVMMANTSPTISDVETLQEVLQSAAKEKINVKTVATITKNFNGQDLTDFKALLEAGAVGFSDDGIPLESSKVVKEAMEEAKKLNTFISLHEEDPGLNGILGFNENIAKEHFYICGATGVAEYAMIARDVMIAYATKAHVHIQHLSKEESVKVVEFAQGLGAQVTAEVAPQHFSKTEALLLTQGSNAKMNPPLRLESDRRAVIEGLKSGVITVIATDHAPHHADEKNVENITKAPSGMTGLETSLSLGLTYLVEAGELSLMELLEKMTVNPAKLYNFEAGYLAENGPADITIFDDKADRLVDSHFASKAANSPFIGETLKGQVKYTICKGQIVYQN, encoded by the coding sequence ATGCTACTAATCAAAAATGGTCGTGTCATGGATCCCAAGTCAAGTTTGGATCAAGTGTGTGATGTTTTGATCCAAGATGGGAAAATTGTCAAAATTGCGTCTGAAATCAAGGAAGAAGGAGCAGAAGTGATTGACGCTACTGGTCTTGTGGTTGCGCCTGGACTAGTTGATATTCATGTTCATTTCCGTGAACCTGGTCAGACCCACAAGGAGGACATCCATACTGGGGCACTAGCGGCTGCTGCAGGTGGTTTTACAACGGTTGTCATGATGGCTAATACTAGTCCAACCATTTCGGACGTAGAAACTTTGCAAGAAGTTCTCCAGTCAGCTGCCAAGGAAAAAATTAACGTCAAGACAGTTGCGACTATTACCAAGAACTTTAATGGCCAAGACTTGACAGACTTTAAGGCGCTTTTAGAAGCAGGTGCGGTTGGTTTTTCTGATGACGGTATTCCGCTTGAGAGCAGTAAAGTGGTCAAGGAAGCAATGGAAGAAGCTAAAAAACTCAATACTTTTATTAGTCTTCATGAGGAAGATCCAGGTTTGAACGGGATTCTTGGATTTAACGAAAACATCGCTAAGGAACATTTTTATATCTGTGGAGCGACTGGGGTGGCTGAGTACGCTATGATTGCGCGTGATGTTATGATTGCCTATGCAACCAAGGCCCATGTTCACATTCAGCATTTGTCTAAGGAAGAAAGTGTCAAGGTGGTGGAGTTTGCTCAAGGACTAGGTGCGCAGGTCACAGCAGAAGTAGCGCCACAGCATTTCTCTAAGACAGAAGCTCTTCTTTTAACTCAAGGAAGCAATGCCAAGATGAATCCGCCGCTTCGTTTGGAATCAGACCGTCGTGCCGTGATTGAAGGTCTTAAGTCAGGTGTCATCACAGTCATCGCGACAGACCACGCGCCTCACCATGCAGACGAGAAGAATGTCGAGAATATTACTAAAGCACCGTCTGGTATGACAGGCTTGGAAACATCACTTTCTCTCGGTTTGACTTATTTGGTCGAAGCAGGAGAGTTGAGCCTGATGGAATTGCTAGAAAAAATGACTGTTAATCCAGCTAAATTGTATAACTTTGAAGCAGGTTACTTGGCTGAGAATGGTCCAGCTGATATCACTATCTTTGATGACAAGGCTGATCGCCTTGTGGACTCCCATTTTGCTTCGAAAGCAGCTAATTCACCATTTATCGGTGAAACTTTAAAAGGGCAGGTTAAATATACCATCTGTAAGGGACAAATCGTCTATCAAAACTAG
- a CDS encoding MATE family efflux transporter: MYPTHQFKDKFVLFLKIFFPILIYQFANYSASFVDTTMTGQYNTMDLAGVSTATSLWNPFFTFLTGIVSAMVPIIGHHLGRGKKEEVASDFYQFIYLAFGLSLVLLGMVVFLAPSVLNNIGLEAQVAAVAVSYLWYLSIGIIPLLLFSVIRSLLDSLGLTKLSMYLMLLLLPLNSGFNYLLIYGAFGFPELGGAGAGLGTSLAYWVLLGISLLVLFKQKRLKALHLEKRIPLNIDKIKEGVRLGLPIGGTVFAEVAIFSVVGLIMAKFSSLIIASHQSAMNFSSLMYAFPMSISSAMAIVVSYEVGAKRFEDAKIYARLGRITALIFAGFTLSFLYIFRDRVASLYGNDSQFIETTAVFLTYSLFFQLADTFAAPLQGILRGYKDTIVPFYLGLIGYWGVAIPLGYLLDQATDLGAFAYWIGLIASLIVSGCLYQWRLKSIMKRLS; this comes from the coding sequence ATGTATCCAACCCATCAATTTAAAGATAAGTTTGTCTTATTTCTTAAGATATTTTTCCCTATCCTGATCTATCAATTTGCTAATTATTCTGCCTCTTTTGTTGATACAACCATGACTGGGCAGTACAATACCATGGACTTGGCGGGGGTGTCAACCGCAACGAGTCTATGGAATCCTTTCTTTACTTTTTTAACAGGGATTGTTTCGGCCATGGTTCCCATCATAGGCCATCATCTGGGACGGGGCAAAAAGGAAGAAGTAGCATCTGATTTTTACCAATTTATCTACTTGGCTTTCGGACTGTCTTTGGTCTTGCTTGGAATGGTAGTATTCTTAGCGCCATCTGTCTTAAACAACATCGGACTAGAAGCTCAAGTGGCGGCAGTTGCAGTTTCCTATCTTTGGTACCTTTCTATTGGAATTATTCCCTTGTTGCTTTTCAGTGTCATTCGGTCATTGTTAGATTCTCTTGGTTTGACCAAGCTATCGATGTACCTCATGCTCCTATTACTTCCTCTTAATAGTGGTTTTAACTATCTTTTGATATATGGAGCATTCGGTTTTCCTGAGCTTGGTGGTGCAGGAGCAGGGCTAGGAACTTCGCTAGCCTATTGGGTTTTATTGGGCATTTCCCTGCTTGTTTTGTTCAAACAAAAAAGATTAAAAGCGTTACATCTTGAAAAACGCATTCCACTCAATATAGATAAAATCAAGGAAGGTGTTCGATTAGGTCTACCAATCGGGGGAACCGTCTTTGCTGAAGTAGCTATTTTCTCCGTGGTGGGACTAATCATGGCTAAGTTTTCATCGCTCATCATCGCTAGTCACCAGTCAGCTATGAACTTTTCCAGCCTCATGTATGCTTTTCCTATGAGTATTTCCTCTGCTATGGCGATTGTTGTGTCTTACGAGGTGGGGGCTAAACGTTTTGAGGATGCAAAAATCTATGCACGTCTGGGGAGAATAACAGCCCTCATTTTTGCTGGTTTTACCCTATCTTTTCTCTACATTTTTAGAGATCGTGTAGCAAGTCTATATGGGAATGACTCTCAGTTCATTGAAACAACTGCTGTATTTCTAACCTACAGTCTCTTTTTCCAATTAGCTGATACCTTTGCGGCCCCACTCCAGGGGATTCTAAGAGGCTATAAGGACACTATCGTTCCTTTCTATCTTGGCTTAATCGGGTATTGGGGAGTAGCGATACCTCTAGGATACCTACTAGATCAAGCAACTGACTTAGGGGCATTTGCCTACTGGATTGGGTTAATTGCCAGTTTGATTGTTTCTGGCTGTTTGTATCAATGGCGTTTGAAATCCATAATGAAAAGATTGAGCTAA
- a CDS encoding thiamine pyrophosphate-dependent dehydrogenase E1 component subunit alpha, which yields MSTLDKNLLLEMFRKMEEIRRMDLKIAQLVKKGKVPGMTHFSVGEEAANVGAMLALNPDDLITSNHRGHGQAIAKGIDLNGMMAEILGKYTGTCKGKGGSMHIADLDAGNLGANGIVGGGMGIAVGAALSQQMQNTGKIVVCFFGDGATNEGVFHEAVNMASIWNLPVIFYCINNGYGISADIKKMTNVEHIHHRSAAYGIPGMFIEDGNNVIDVYEGFKKAVDHVRGGNGPVLIESVTYRWLGHSSSDPGKYRTREEVELWKQKDPIENLRKYLVENNIASSEELEEIQAQVKEAVEASVKFAEESPFPPLESAFEDIYAD from the coding sequence ATGTCAACTTTAGATAAAAATCTTTTGCTAGAGATGTTCCGTAAGATGGAAGAAATCCGTCGCATGGACTTAAAAATCGCTCAGTTAGTGAAAAAGGGAAAAGTTCCCGGTATGACTCACTTTTCTGTTGGAGAGGAAGCTGCTAACGTTGGAGCGATGTTGGCTCTCAACCCAGATGACCTAATTACCTCCAACCACCGTGGACACGGGCAAGCTATTGCTAAGGGGATTGATCTCAACGGAATGATGGCAGAAATCCTTGGGAAATACACTGGAACCTGTAAAGGAAAAGGTGGTTCTATGCACATCGCCGACCTTGATGCGGGTAACCTCGGTGCCAATGGTATCGTAGGTGGTGGTATGGGGATCGCTGTTGGTGCAGCCCTCAGTCAACAAATGCAGAACACTGGAAAAATCGTCGTCTGCTTCTTTGGAGATGGTGCGACCAACGAAGGTGTGTTCCACGAAGCAGTCAACATGGCTTCTATCTGGAACCTGCCAGTTATTTTCTACTGCATTAACAACGGTTATGGGATCTCTGCGGATATCAAGAAAATGACTAACGTGGAACATATCCATCACCGTAGCGCAGCTTATGGAATTCCTGGAATGTTTATTGAAGATGGAAACAACGTCATCGACGTTTATGAAGGATTTAAGAAAGCTGTAGACCATGTTCGTGGTGGCAATGGACCAGTCTTGATTGAAAGTGTCACATATCGTTGGCTTGGTCACTCATCATCTGACCCTGGTAAATATCGTACGCGTGAAGAAGTGGAATTGTGGAAACAAAAAGACCCAATCGAAAACCTTCGCAAGTACCTCGTTGAGAACAACATTGCAAGTTCAGAAGAGTTGGAAGAAATTCAAGCACAAGTCAAGGAAGCAGTAGAAGCTTCTGTTAAATTTGCAGAAGAAAGTCCATTCCCACCGCTTGAATCCGCATTTGAAGATATTTACGCAGACTAA
- a CDS encoding alpha-ketoacid dehydrogenase subunit beta encodes METKTMSFRDTIILAMSEEMRRDENVFLMGEDVGVFGGDFGTSVGMLEEFGPERIRDCPISEAAISGAAAGAAMTGLRPIVDMTFMDFSVIAMDNIVNQAAKTRYMFGGKGQVPMTVRCAAGNGVGSAAQHSQSLESWFTHIPGLKVVAPGTPADMKGLLKSSIRDNNPVIILEYKSEFNQKGEVPVDPDYTIPLGVGEIKREGTDVTVVTYGKMLRRVVQAAEELAEEEISVEIVDPRTLVPLDKDIIINSVKKTGKVVLVNDAHKTSGYIGEISAIISESEAFDYLDAPIRRCAGEDVPMPYAQNLENAMIPTVESIKDAIRKTYNKE; translated from the coding sequence ATGGAAACAAAAACAATGTCGTTCCGTGACACCATTATCCTTGCTATGTCTGAGGAAATGCGTCGCGATGAAAATGTATTCTTGATGGGAGAAGACGTCGGTGTCTTCGGAGGAGACTTCGGAACTTCTGTCGGAATGCTTGAAGAATTTGGTCCAGAACGTATCCGTGACTGTCCGATTTCTGAAGCGGCCATCTCTGGAGCAGCAGCAGGAGCGGCCATGACAGGACTTCGCCCAATCGTCGATATGACCTTCATGGACTTCTCAGTTATTGCCATGGACAATATCGTCAACCAAGCTGCTAAAACACGTTATATGTTTGGTGGTAAAGGTCAGGTTCCAATGACTGTCCGATGTGCAGCTGGTAATGGAGTTGGTTCTGCGGCTCAGCACTCGCAATCACTAGAGTCTTGGTTCACTCACATTCCAGGACTTAAGGTTGTAGCTCCAGGTACACCTGCTGACATGAAAGGACTGCTCAAGTCTTCTATCCGTGATAACAACCCTGTTATCATCCTTGAATACAAGTCAGAATTTAACCAAAAAGGGGAAGTGCCAGTTGATCCAGACTACACAATCCCACTTGGAGTTGGTGAAATCAAACGTGAAGGTACAGATGTAACAGTCGTTACTTATGGTAAAATGCTTCGTCGTGTGGTTCAAGCTGCTGAAGAATTAGCAGAAGAGGAAATTTCAGTTGAAATTGTGGACCCACGTACCCTCGTTCCACTTGATAAGGATATCATCATTAACTCAGTGAAGAAGACTGGTAAGGTCGTTCTGGTTAACGACGCCCACAAAACAAGTGGTTATATTGGAGAGATTTCAGCTATTATTTCGGAATCAGAAGCATTTGATTATCTAGACGCACCAATCCGCCGCTGTGCAGGAGAAGATGTGCCAATGCCTTACGCACAAAATCTAGAAAATGCAATGATTCCAACAGTTGAAAGCATCAAAGATGCAATCCGTAAGACTTATAACAAAGAATAG
- a CDS encoding dihydrolipoamide acetyltransferase, which produces MADDKLRATPAARKLANDLGINLYDVSGSGANGRVHKEDVETYKDTNVVRISPLAKRIALEHNIAWQEIQGTGHRGKIMKKDVLALLPENIENDTIKSPAQIEKVEEVPDTITPYGEIERIPMTPMRKVIAQRMVESYLTAPTFTLNYDVDMSEMLALRKKVLDPIMEATGKKTTVTDLLSLAVVKTLMKHPYINASLTEDGKTIITHNYVNLAMAVGMDNGLMTPVVYNAEKMSLSELVVAFKDVIGRTLDGKLAPSELQNSTFTISNLGMFGVQSFGPIINQPNSAILGVSSTVEKPVVVNGEIVIRPIMSLGLTIDHRVVDGMAGAKFMKDLKALIENPISMLV; this is translated from the coding sequence ATGGCTGATGACAAGCTAAGAGCGACTCCTGCGGCTAGAAAGTTAGCGAATGATCTAGGGATCAACCTCTACGACGTTTCTGGCTCAGGTGCAAACGGTCGTGTCCACAAAGAAGACGTGGAAACTTATAAAGACACAAACGTGGTTCGCATTTCGCCACTTGCAAAACGAATTGCCCTCGAACATAACATTGCTTGGCAGGAAATCCAAGGAACAGGTCATCGTGGCAAAATCATGAAGAAGGATGTTTTAGCCTTGCTTCCTGAAAATATCGAAAACGATACTATCAAGTCTCCTGCTCAAATCGAAAAAGTGGAAGAGGTTCCAGATACTATCACTCCTTATGGTGAGATTGAGCGTATTCCAATGACACCAATGCGTAAGGTTATCGCCCAGCGTATGGTTGAATCCTACCTAACCGCGCCAACTTTCACACTCAACTATGATGTTGATATGTCAGAAATGTTGGCTCTTCGTAAGAAGGTTCTTGATCCAATCATGGAAGCAACTGGGAAGAAGACTACTGTAACTGACCTTCTTTCTCTCGCTGTTGTAAAGACCCTTATGAAACACCCTTACATCAATGCTTCATTGACAGAAGATGGCAAGACCATTATCACTCACAACTATGTCAACCTTGCTATGGCGGTTGGTATGGATAATGGTCTAATGACACCAGTTGTCTATAATGCTGAAAAAATGAGCTTGTCAGAGTTGGTTGTAGCCTTTAAGGATGTCATTGGTCGTACCTTGGATGGTAAATTGGCTCCAAGTGAACTGCAAAATTCAACCTTCACAATCAGTAACTTGGGAATGTTTGGTGTTCAGTCCTTTGGTCCGATTATTAACCAACCCAACTCAGCAATCCTCGGGGTGAGCTCAACAGTAGAGAAACCTGTAGTTGTCAATGGTGAGATTGTTATTCGTCCTATCATGAGCCTAGGATTAACCATTGACCACCGTGTCGTAGATGGTATGGCTGGTGCTAAGTTTATGAAAGACTTGAAAGCCTTAATTGAGAACCCAATCTCAATGTTGGTTTAA
- the lpdA gene encoding dihydrolipoyl dehydrogenase, with product MALEVIMPKAGVDMTEGQIVQWNKKVGEFVKEGEILLEIMTDKVSMELEAEEDGYLIAILKGDGETVPVTEVIGYLGEEGENIPTAGAAAPESKPAPAVSASNDDGKSDDAFDIVVIGGGPAGYVAAIKAAQLGGKVALVEKSELGGTCLNRGCIPTKTYLHNAEIIENIGHAANRGIVIENPNFTVDMDKLLETKSKVVNTLVGGVAGLLRSYGVTVHKGIGTITKDKNVLVNGSELLETKKIILAGGSKVSKINVPGMESSLVMTSDDILEMNEVPESLVIIGGGVVGIELGQAFMTFGSKVTVIEMMDRIVPAMDAEVSKNLRLILERKGMTILTGTKLQEIIEENGQLRIKVEGKDDIIASKALLSIGRVPDLEGIGDVEFELDRGRIKVNEYMETSVPGIYAPGDINGTKMLAHAAFRMGEVAAENALKGNHAVAKLNLTPAAIYTLPEVAAVGLTEEQAREKYDVAIGKFNFAANGRAIASDAAQGFVKVIADKKYGEILGVHIIGPAAAELINEASSIIEMEITVEEMLKTIHGHPTYSEVMYEAFADVLGMAIHSPKKK from the coding sequence ATGGCCTTAGAAGTAATTATGCCAAAAGCCGGCGTGGATATGACAGAAGGACAAATCGTCCAATGGAATAAGAAAGTCGGAGAATTTGTAAAAGAAGGAGAAATCCTTTTGGAAATCATGACTGACAAAGTCAGCATGGAATTGGAAGCCGAAGAAGATGGATACTTGATTGCCATCCTCAAAGGAGATGGTGAAACAGTCCCTGTAACGGAAGTTATCGGTTACCTTGGTGAAGAAGGGGAAAACATCCCAACAGCTGGAGCAGCTGCACCAGAATCAAAACCTGCACCTGCAGTTAGTGCCTCAAACGACGACGGCAAGAGCGACGATGCCTTTGATATCGTTGTGATTGGTGGAGGACCTGCTGGTTATGTAGCAGCCATTAAAGCTGCCCAACTTGGTGGTAAGGTTGCCCTTGTTGAGAAATCTGAACTTGGTGGAACTTGCTTGAACCGTGGCTGTATCCCAACTAAGACCTACCTTCACAACGCTGAAATCATCGAAAACATCGGTCATGCAGCAAACCGTGGTATCGTCATCGAAAATCCAAACTTCACTGTAGATATGGATAAACTTTTAGAAACTAAATCTAAAGTTGTCAATACCTTGGTAGGTGGAGTTGCAGGTCTTCTTCGTAGCTACGGAGTTACTGTTCATAAGGGAATTGGTACGATCACTAAGGATAAGAATGTCTTGGTAAATGGTTCTGAATTGCTTGAAACCAAGAAAATTATTCTTGCTGGTGGTTCAAAAGTCAGCAAGATCAACGTTCCTGGTATGGAATCATCACTTGTAATGACTAGTGATGACATTCTTGAAATGAACGAAGTTCCAGAGAGCCTCGTAATCATCGGTGGTGGAGTTGTTGGTATCGAACTTGGTCAAGCCTTCATGACATTTGGGTCAAAAGTAACTGTTATCGAAATGATGGACCGTATCGTTCCAGCTATGGATGCAGAAGTTTCTAAGAATCTTCGCTTGATTCTTGAGCGTAAGGGTATGACCATCTTGACAGGTACAAAACTGCAAGAAATCATCGAGGAAAATGGGCAACTTCGTATTAAAGTTGAAGGAAAAGACGATATCATCGCAAGCAAAGCCCTTCTTTCAATCGGTCGTGTACCAGACCTTGAAGGAATTGGCGATGTTGAGTTTGAACTGGACCGTGGACGCATCAAGGTCAACGAATATATGGAAACTTCTGTTCCAGGAATCTACGCACCAGGTGATATCAATGGTACTAAGATGTTGGCGCACGCAGCCTTCCGCATGGGTGAAGTTGCGGCTGAAAATGCCCTCAAAGGAAATCATGCTGTTGCCAAATTGAACTTGACTCCTGCAGCCATCTACACTCTCCCTGAAGTAGCAGCAGTAGGTCTGACTGAAGAACAAGCTCGTGAGAAATACGATGTCGCTATCGGTAAATTCAACTTTGCAGCTAACGGACGTGCTATTGCATCGGACGCTGCTCAAGGTTTCGTAAAAGTTATCGCCGATAAGAAATATGGAGAAATCCTTGGTGTACACATCATTGGTCCTGCAGCCGCAGAATTGATCAATGAGGCATCAAGCATCATCGAAATGGAAATCACTGTTGAAGAAATGCTGAAGACTATCCACGGACACCCAACCTACTCTGAAGTGATGTACGAAGCATTTGCGGATGTTCTAGGAATGGCCATCCATTCACCTAAGAAAAAATAA
- a CDS encoding lipoate--protein ligase, which translates to MKYIINHSNDTAFNIALEEYTFKHLLDEDQIFLLWINKPSIIVGRHQNTIEEINRDYVRENGIEVVRRISGGGAVYHDLNNLNYTIISKEDENKAFDFKSFSTPVINTLAQLGVKAEFTGRNDLEIDGKKFCGNAQAYINGRIMHHGCLLFDVDLSVLANALKVSKDKFESKGVKSVRARVTNIINELPEKITVEEFRDLLLEYMKKEYPEMTEYVFSEQELAEINRIKDTKFGTWDWNYGKSPEFNVRRGTKFTSGKVEIFANVIESKIQDIKIYGDFFGIEDVAAVEDVLRGVKYEREDVLKALETIDITRYFAGISREEIAEAVVG; encoded by the coding sequence ATGAAATATATTATCAATCATTCAAACGACACTGCCTTTAATATCGCCTTGGAAGAATATACCTTTAAACACTTACTAGATGAGGATCAAATCTTCCTTCTTTGGATTAACAAGCCATCTATCATTGTTGGACGTCACCAGAATACTATCGAAGAAATCAACCGTGATTATGTTCGCGAAAATGGCATTGAGGTAGTCCGCCGTATCAGTGGTGGTGGGGCTGTTTATCACGATCTAAACAACCTCAACTACACCATCATTTCAAAAGAAGATGAAAACAAGGCCTTTGACTTCAAGAGCTTCTCAACTCCAGTTATCAACACCTTGGCTCAACTCGGTGTTAAAGCTGAATTTACAGGGCGTAATGACCTTGAGATTGATGGCAAAAAATTCTGTGGTAATGCCCAAGCTTATATCAATGGACGTATTATGCACCATGGTTGCTTGCTCTTTGACGTTGATTTATCAGTCCTTGCTAACGCCCTCAAGGTGTCAAAAGACAAATTTGAATCAAAAGGTGTGAAATCCGTCCGTGCCCGTGTGACCAATATTATCAATGAACTACCAGAAAAAATTACAGTTGAAGAATTCCGCGATTTGCTATTGGAATACATGAAAAAAGAGTACCCAGAGATGACTGAATACGTTTTTTCTGAGCAAGAATTAGCGGAAATCAATCGTATCAAGGATACCAAGTTCGGTACTTGGGACTGGAACTACGGTAAATCACCTGAATTTAACGTCCGTCGTGGAACAAAATTCACCAGTGGTAAGGTTGAAATTTTTGCCAACGTCATTGAATCAAAAATCCAAGATATCAAGATCTATGGTGACTTCTTTGGTATCGAGGACGTTGCAGCTGTAGAAGATGTCCTTCGTGGCGTGAAATACGAACGCGAAGATGTCCTTAAGGCCTTAGAAACTATTGACATCACACGCTACTTTGCTGGTATCAGCCGTGAAGAAATCGCTGAAGCGGTAGTGGGGTAA
- the xerS gene encoding tyrosine recombinase XerS: protein MKREILLERIDKLKQIMPWYVLEYYQSKLAVPYSFTTLYEYLKEYDRFFSWVLESGISNADKMSDIPLSVLENMSKKDMESFILYLRERPLLNANTTKQGVSQTTINRTLSALSSLYKYLTEEVENDQGEPYFYRNVMKKVSTRKKKETLAARAENIKQKLFLGDETEGFLTYIDQEYPQQLSNRALSSFNKNKERDLAIIALLLASGVRLSEAVNLDLRDLNLKMMVIDVTRKGGKRDSVNVAAFAKPYLENYLAIRNQRYKTEKTDTALFLTLYRGVPNRIDASSVEKMVAKYSEDFKVRVTPHKLRHTLATRLYDATKSQVLVSHQLGHASTQVTDLYTHIVNDEQKNALDNL from the coding sequence ATGAAACGTGAGATTTTACTGGAACGAATCGACAAACTAAAACAAATCATGCCCTGGTATGTCTTGGAATACTACCAATCAAAGCTTGCTGTTCCCTACAGTTTTACAACCTTGTACGAATACCTCAAGGAATACGATCGATTTTTTAGCTGGGTTTTGGAGTCTGGTATTTCAAATGCTGATAAAATGTCTGACATTCCTTTATCGGTCTTGGAAAATATGTCTAAAAAAGACATGGAATCCTTTATCCTTTATCTACGTGAACGTCCATTGCTGAATGCTAATACAACCAAGCAAGGTGTCTCTCAGACGACCATCAATCGGACCTTGTCAGCACTTTCCAGTCTTTACAAGTATCTGACCGAGGAGGTTGAAAACGACCAGGGGGAGCCTTATTTCTATCGTAATGTAATGAAGAAAGTTTCAACCAGGAAAAAGAAAGAAACTCTTGCTGCCAGAGCTGAAAACATCAAGCAAAAACTCTTTCTAGGTGATGAAACAGAAGGTTTTCTAACCTATATCGACCAGGAGTACCCACAACAGCTCTCAAATCGCGCTCTTTCATCATTTAACAAAAATAAAGAACGTGATTTGGCCATCATCGCCCTTCTCCTAGCATCTGGTGTCCGCCTATCTGAAGCTGTTAATCTGGATCTAAGAGATCTCAATTTAAAAATGATGGTCATTGATGTCACTCGAAAAGGTGGTAAACGTGACTCGGTCAATGTCGCTGCCTTTGCAAAACCTTATCTAGAGAATTATCTAGCCATTCGAAATCAACGCTATAAGACGGAAAAGACGGATACAGCTCTCTTTCTGACCTTATATCGTGGCGTTCCCAATCGTATCGATGCTTCCAGCGTTGAGAAAATGGTTGCTAAGTACTCTGAGGACTTCAAAGTGCGTGTAACTCCCCATAAACTGCGTCATACCCTAGCAACTAGGCTCTATGATGCAACTAAATCGCAAGTGTTGGTTAGCCACCAGCTAGGACACGCCAGTACACAAGTCACTGACCTCTATACTCATATCGTCAACGATGAACAAAAGAATGCTCTGGACAATTTATAA